One region of Wyeomyia smithii strain HCP4-BCI-WySm-NY-G18 chromosome 3, ASM2978416v1, whole genome shotgun sequence genomic DNA includes:
- the LOC129728151 gene encoding uncharacterized protein LOC129728151: MLGDFNQPRLVWKETTNDYAFVDPLHSQINVARQILLDNTSYHGLRQRNLVRNCSNRILDLIFSSDTSMTNGVVKAAQEQIVPIDRYHPALTYSASCLPSLLYEEDYDYDALDFRRGDYDALNRLLEQVDWSEIHRSDDVDSATDCFNRILLNCITQTVPRSRPPRKPVWSNPRLIKLRRKRSKLLKLYSLQRCPILKRQFDEASRIYRGYNRFLYKRYVRRKQDDLRRNPKRFWSFVNSKRKKSGLPTIMHLGEVSANTTQRKCDLFSQHFAGVFVDRIPTPEEALTAANGVPMDAIDFDVFEISNAMVESAIHKLKPSFKPGPDNIPSCVYKSRRASLVPPLQTIFNRSLQLQQFPSVWKSSYMVPVFKKGDKTDVSNYRGITSLSAGSKCLETIVKDVLFSSCRNYISSSQHGFFPKRSVESNLCEIITTCIGAMDNGAQIDAVYTDIKAAFDTVNHHILFDKLSRLGVSNSEQLNRVEKIKDLGVLLDYQLSFKSHYSAIIDKANRQMGFIMKIAKDFNDPTCMAPIGGDVFTAPNNSLDSISSGEVCAPLLCHPSVSVDRGLSMIDRDSYWRND; this comes from the exons ATGCTAGGTGATTTCAATCAACCACGATTGGTCTGGAAGGAAACAACCAATGATTATGCCTTTGTTGATCCGTTGCACTCACAGATTAATGTGGCTAGACAAATTCTTCTTGACAATACCTCGTACCACGGACTACGACAACGTAATTTGGTTCGAAACTGCTCGAATCGCATATTGGATCTCATATTTTCAAGTGATACGAGTATGACAAACGGTGTCGTAAAAGCTGCTCAAGAACAAATTGTTCCTATTGATCGATACCATCCAGCCTTAACTTACTCTGCGTCCTGTCTACCATCTCTGTTATATGAAGAAGATTACGATTATGACGCACTTGATTTCCGCCGTGGTGATTATGATGCTCTGAATCGACTGCTTGAGCAGGTTGATTGGTCAGAAATTCATCGCAGCGACGATGTCGACAGTGCCACCGATTGCTTCAATCGAATTCTACTAAATTGCATCACTCAAACGGTTCCGCGCAGCAGACCTCCAAGAAAACCAGTTTGGTCCAATCCCCGTCTTATTAAACTTCGTCGAAAACGCTCCAAGCTCTTGAAACTTTACAGCCTTCAAAGATGCCCGATCCTTAAACGCCAATTTGATGAAGCTAGTCGAATCTATCGTGGATACAATCGCTTTTTGTATAAACGTTATGTAAGGCGAAAACAGGATGATCTCCGACGTAATCCCAAAAGGTTCTGGAGTTTTGTGAACTCAAAACGCAAGAAGAGTGGCCTTCCCACAATTATGCATCTAGGTGAAGTATCAGCCAACACTACACAGAGAAAATGCGATCTATTCTCGCAACATTTCGCGGGTGTTTTCGTTGATCGTATCCCAACGCCAGAAGAAGCTCTTACTGCTGCCAATGGTGTTCCCATGGACGCTATCGATTTTGACGTTTTCGAAATATCAAATGCGATGGTTGAGTCTGCGATACATAAACTCAAGCCATCATTCAAACCTGGCCCAGACAATATACCGTCATGCGTATACAAGAGTCGTCGCGCATCCCTGGTTCCGCCTCTTCAAACAATATTTAATCGGTCACTACAACTGCAACAGTTCCCGTCTGTTTGGAAATCTTCCTACATGGTTCCGGTGTTTAAGAAAGGCGATAAGACTGACGTTTCTAACTATCGAGGAATAACATCACTATCAGCAGGTTCAAAGTGTCTGGAAACCATTGTTAAAGATGTGTTATTCAGCTCGTGCAGAAATTACATCAGTTCATCCCAGCATGGATTCTTCCCGAAGCGATCAGTTGAAAGTAATTTATGCGAAATAATAACGACTTGTATCGGAGCTATGGATAACGGTGCACAGATTGATGCAGTGTACACTGACATCAAAGCTGCATTCGACACTGTGAATCATCATATACTTTTTGATAAATTGTCTCGACTAGGAGTATCTAATA GTGAACAGTTGAACCGAGTTGAGAAAATCAAGGATTTAGGTGTTTTGTTGGATTACCAACTCTCTTTCAAGTCCCACTACTCGGCAATAATTGACAAAGCCAATCGGCAAATGGGATTCATTATGAAAATTGCCAAAGATTTCAACGATCCCACATGT